The DNA sequence TCAGAAATCCCATCTCCCAATAGATATGTCGTAAGGGAAGTTGGGTCAATTCGCTTACCCTTAGCCCACTGGCGTAAAGGATTTCCAGCATGGCCCGGTTGCGCAACCCGTGGTCGGTACTTAAATCAATCGTAGACAACATCGCCTGGATCTCCTCGTAGGTAAGCACTTCAGGGATATAACGCCCCAATTTCGGACCTTCAAGCAATTCGGTAGGGTCTTTTTCCAGTATTTCTTCGGTTTGCAAATAAGTATAAAAGGTCTTGATCCCGGAAAGAATCCGTGCTTGGGAGCGCACGCCGAGTTCAAGCGCATTGAGCCATTCGAGGAAGTTTTCCAGCTGTTGCTGGGTTATTTTGCGAGGCGGCGTTTCGTCACCATGCAATTCCAAAAAGGTGACCAGCTTACGAACATCTCGCTCGTAAGCCGCAATACTGTGAGGAGATAGTGCCTTCTCCAGGCGGAGAAAAGCCTTAAATCCGCGAATGGTTATTTCCCAGATCATCAATAGCTATTAGAGCTAAAATAAGGTGCGCCAATTTGTTTTAAGGTTTAGTAAGAAAAAGAACACAACCTCCATCTTGTCGGTTGCTTATCTTTTTTTACTAAACCCAAATTGGATCACCTTATTTTTATACGCTCACTAGATTTAATCAGCAGGCTTATCGGGCGGTGGCGCACTGGCGTGAAATTCATGGAAAACCCGCTCGGCGTAGCTATCCAAAAGTTCAGTCACTCGCTCGCGACTGCTCGACTGTACGATAAAACCAACGTGGTGCGGCTTGTTGATGCGCCAGACAATTTCGGGGTCTTGAAAACCACTCGTGTCCGGATGCTCATAACGCGCCAAAGAAATAAGAATACCAGCGTGGTCTTTGCGTACCGTAGGCAATTGGTAAGGTTCTTCCTTGGCGACAGCCGTTTCCAATTTGGCCCATTCTGCCCAGAGGTTAATGCCGGAGGCGTATTCTACCATTTCGGCAAGGTGTGCCCCGCCCACGCGGGAGGAAGTCTCCAGAAAGTAAAAATGGCCATCCGCGTGGGAGCGGATAAACTCGGTATGGCTGGCACTGAATTTCATACCGAAAGCTTTCATCACCTCACTGGTAAGTTTGCGCAAACCTTCGTCTTCAACACCCTTGTAGGGAACCGTTTGGGAGCGAAAAATTCCCCCACCGTGGGCTACTTCAAAAGGCGTGTTCAGGTATTTAGATACCTGGCAAAAGGCTATTTCGCCTTCGTTGGAGATGACGTCCACATGGTAAACATCACCGGGGAGGAATTGCTCTACGAGGTAGTTGTTTCGTTTTTCTCCCAACTCATTCACCACCTTCCAAAGGTCTTCCGCGGAATGTACTTTTTTAATGCCCAGGGAACTGGCTTCCGCGCGTGGTTTGACGACCCAGGGAGGTGCTACCGTCGCCGCGTAATGGTTGATGTCTTCGTTGTTGAACAAGGCCGAAAAGGGAGGCACAGGAATACCCGCATCACGTGCTTTTATACGCATGGCCAGCTTGTCGCGGAAATAGCGAGCAGTCGTTTGTCCCATACCCGGGATTCGGAACTCTTCGCGCAAGTAAGCTGCTTTTTCAACATCAAAGTCATCCAGTGCTACAATGCGATCAATTTTATTTTCCCGCAAAAGCCAAGCGACGCCATTACGCATCTCTTCGTAGTTCTTTGGCGTATTGGCATCATCTTCCAGATAGAAAATGTCGGCTAATGATGCTTTTGGCCAGGGGCTGTGCTCTAGCGATTTTTTGGTCAACAGGTAGACGGTGTTTCCGGCAGCAGCGCAGGCTTCCAGAAAGCGGGTACCTTTGAAATAAAAAGAAATACAAAGAAAGGTCATAGCGAAAGGGGTTTGACAAGGAAGGAAAGATAGTTGATATTCCTGGAATTAGCCAAACTTCCTAGGAAGGAAAATTTAGTTCTAGTGGATCAGCCAGTAAGTATCGTTGCATTAAGTCGACGACTTGGGTGTAATAGGACTTGCTGGCTGATTCACTAGGCTGGACATTGTATGAAAGTGCGTAGAAAGATGCGATCCACTTCGCGTCATTTCCGCTGCGCCATCAGTAAGCCGTCGCGCAAAGGAAGGATCAAATTATGGAATCGCTCGTCGGCGAGTACTTTCTTGTTGAAGGCGTCAAGCGTTTGGGTGTCTTGGTCGGTCGCTCCACTTACCACTTTGCCACTCCATAAGACATTGTCGGCCATGATAATACCACCTGGGTTGATACGATCAGCGATGGCATCAAAGTAATGGTCGTACTCCCGTTTGTTGGCATCGAGGAAAACCAGGTCGAAATTGCCTGGGATCGTAGGAACGATGACTTTAGCGTCGCCTTGATGAACGGTTACTTTTTTATCCAGGCCTGCTGCCAGGAGGTGCTTGTGGATAAGATAGACGATTTCGGGGTTACCTTCAATGGTGTGCAGATGCCCTCCGTCGGGTAATCCTTCTGCCAGGCAATGGGCGCCGTAGCCGGTGAAGGTGCCGATTTCAAGTATCTGTTGAGGTTGCATGATACGGCTCAGCATGGCCAAAAAACGCCCTTGAAGAGCACCAGATAGCATTTTGGGGGCCAGGGTCTTGAGGTTGGTTTCTCGTTCTAGTGCGAGAAGTGTTGCCGGCGGAGGGGAGGAGTGACGCTGGCAATATTCGTGAATTGCGCTTATCCATTGGTTCATAGCGCAAAGATAATTCTGAGAACGGGTTTATTACTGCGTATTGCGAAAAAAACGGGTAATTACCCAGCGATAAATAAGTGTAATAATTATTATAGTAAGCATGATGTTTTGCTGGCTAGAAAGAGAAATTTGTTCTTGGGAAAATGTTATAGTCTGCCTTGGAGGACTATATATAAATGTTTGACGATGATAGAACGTATGAAGTCACTAAAATGTTAGCGTTTTAAAACGTTAAAGTGGGAATATTGTTATATTTCCAAACATTAATTCTCTCATTCAATTCGTACTAATAGATCGTTTTTTTCGTTTAATACGAAGTGCTTGAAAGTTAAGCGACAGTTCGCCGCTAACCTCAAACTTTCCTGCAAAATACCCAGAGTAGATGACCCGCAAGTACTTTTTTACGCTTTTTGTCTTTTATCTTTCCATCAATATCAGCTTCGGTCAGGAGCACCACAATCATGGTGATCCTTATGATTGGAACACTCCTGCTCAAAGTTTTACTTTGGATGGAAGGTTGGCCGAAATTTCAGGTCTTTCTGTTGAACCAACGGATAATTACTTGTTGGCAGTGCAGGATGAGTTGGGAGAACTCTTCGTTTTGGACAAAACAAATGGGCGGATCGTGCAGCAAATCCCTTTCTGGAAAGAAGGGGATTACGAAGGAATAGAACAGGTGGGCAATACCATCTATGTCGTGAAAAATACAGGAACGATTTACGAGGTTTCGCAGGCCGGCACCAACGAACAGACGGTAGAAAAATACAATGGCTTTCTGACCGGCGACAACGATATCGAGGGTCTGAGCTATTGGCCACAACGGCACCAACTTCTGCTAGCTTGCAAAGCACAACCAGGAGGAGAGCTGGATCCTAATCGATACAAAGCCATTTACGCTTTCGATTTAACGACAAAAACCTTTGCCCCTGAACCATTGATACTACTAGACCGGGAAGCAGTAGGAGCTTATTTGAAGCAATGCAAGCCTGGCCCCGATCACCACAAGCTTTGTGATATTTTTGATCCAGAAAAAGCGGATTTTGACTTGAGCCCCGCAGCATTGGCTGTTCATCCCCTTACGGGAAACTTCTACCTCACCTCTTCCAAAGGCAATCTCTTACTGGTGATCAATAATGCGGGAGAAATTTTGCACATTGATAAGTTGCCCAAAGAACTGCATCGCCAACCCGAAGGCCTTTGTTTTGATGCGGCTGGTAACCTTTACATTGCCAATGAGCAAAAAAAAGACAGCCCTCCCGTAATTCATTATTATCTTTACGATCCAAATCGCACTTCGGAACGTTAATAAGGGCAGGATACCTAGTGCTGTAAATTTATCAGGGCTAGATTTTGTATTCTCAGCCAAAGGCCGCAAGTTTGCGCATTAATTAGACTGACTTCCACCACATGAGTATCGTAGAAATGAAAGTCCCCGTTATTGGGGAGTCCATCACCGAAGTAACCCTCTCTCAATGGCTTAAAGCCGACGGAGCATACGTTGCACTTGACGAACCCATCTGTGAGTTCGAATCCGATAAAGCTACCCTGGAATTTCCAGCGGAAGCTGCTGGTAAATTGATCCACGTTGCCGCCGAAGAGGATGACCTCGAAATCGGTGCACTGGTAGCTCGTATTGATACAAGTGTAAGCCCCGAAGGCGGTGATAGCGGTGCTGCGCCTGCAAAAGAAGAAGCAGCTCCTGCGGCAAAAGAGGAAAAGAAAGCAGCAGCTCCTGCACCTGCGGA is a window from the Lewinella sp. LCG006 genome containing:
- the xerD gene encoding site-specific tyrosine recombinase XerD, translating into MIWEITIRGFKAFLRLEKALSPHSIAAYERDVRKLVTFLELHGDETPPRKITQQQLENFLEWLNALELGVRSQARILSGIKTFYTYLQTEEILEKDPTELLEGPKLGRYIPEVLTYEEIQAMLSTIDLSTDHGLRNRAMLEILYASGLRVSELTQLPLRHIYWEMGFLKIIGKGDKERLVPVGEEALKHLRFYLDGVRRHLQNIKPDARHLVFLNRRGGSLSRIMVFNIVKKCAEEAGIEKNVSPHTFRHSFATHLIEGGADLRAVQDMLGHESILTTEIYTHLDSDFLRETILQFHPRNRPVDK
- a CDS encoding O-methyltransferase, producing the protein MNQWISAIHEYCQRHSSPPPATLLALERETNLKTLAPKMLSGALQGRFLAMLSRIMQPQQILEIGTFTGYGAHCLAEGLPDGGHLHTIEGNPEIVYLIHKHLLAAGLDKKVTVHQGDAKVIVPTIPGNFDLVFLDANKREYDHYFDAIADRINPGGIIMADNVLWSGKVVSGATDQDTQTLDAFNKKVLADERFHNLILPLRDGLLMAQRK
- a CDS encoding SdiA-regulated domain-containing protein translates to MTRKYFFTLFVFYLSINISFGQEHHNHGDPYDWNTPAQSFTLDGRLAEISGLSVEPTDNYLLAVQDELGELFVLDKTNGRIVQQIPFWKEGDYEGIEQVGNTIYVVKNTGTIYEVSQAGTNEQTVEKYNGFLTGDNDIEGLSYWPQRHQLLLACKAQPGGELDPNRYKAIYAFDLTTKTFAPEPLILLDREAVGAYLKQCKPGPDHHKLCDIFDPEKADFDLSPAALAVHPLTGNFYLTSSKGNLLLVINNAGEILHIDKLPKELHRQPEGLCFDAAGNLYIANEQKKDSPPVIHYYLYDPNRTSER
- a CDS encoding acetyl-CoA carboxylase biotin carboxylase subunit family protein, with protein sequence MTFLCISFYFKGTRFLEACAAAGNTVYLLTKKSLEHSPWPKASLADIFYLEDDANTPKNYEEMRNGVAWLLRENKIDRIVALDDFDVEKAAYLREEFRIPGMGQTTARYFRDKLAMRIKARDAGIPVPPFSALFNNEDINHYAATVAPPWVVKPRAEASSLGIKKVHSAEDLWKVVNELGEKRNNYLVEQFLPGDVYHVDVISNEGEIAFCQVSKYLNTPFEVAHGGGIFRSQTVPYKGVEDEGLRKLTSEVMKAFGMKFSASHTEFIRSHADGHFYFLETSSRVGGAHLAEMVEYASGINLWAEWAKLETAVAKEEPYQLPTVRKDHAGILISLARYEHPDTSGFQDPEIVWRINKPHHVGFIVQSSSRERVTELLDSYAERVFHEFHASAPPPDKPAD